A DNA window from Bradyrhizobium sp. CCBAU 53421 contains the following coding sequences:
- the mtnK gene encoding S-methyl-5-thioribose kinase, protein MNLQAQPGSAQSTYRILREADLRDYLASLPAVVTQLGGAPADWSISEVGDGNLNLVFIVKGSRGGIAVKQALPYVRLVGESWPLPLSRAHYEHLALVHQARLAPRLVPAVLHHDAPLALTAMELLEPHIIMRKGLIGATRYPRFVEDISTFLARTLFFTSDLALSAAEKKQGIADFAGNHALCKITEDLIFTDPYRIAEQNRWTEPHLDATAAAFREDLDLHVAISRLKLKFMASPEALLHGDLHTGSIMVTDSETKVIDPEFAFYGPMGFDIGAVIGNLLMAYLASAGHERTPGERASFEAWLLETIEGVWGEFSRKFLALWRSEAKGDGYPVSLFAGEAGAARLEAERQAYMARLFQDTVGFAAAKTIRRILGLAHNIDFEWIADEKQRAICEARSLKLARNMMLEAASYTTMGAVTYAARELRHWQPDFAR, encoded by the coding sequence ATGAACCTGCAGGCACAGCCGGGCTCCGCCCAGAGCACCTATCGAATCCTGCGCGAAGCCGATCTGCGGGACTATCTCGCGAGCCTTCCGGCCGTCGTCACGCAACTCGGCGGCGCGCCTGCGGACTGGTCGATCAGCGAGGTCGGCGACGGTAATCTCAACCTCGTCTTCATCGTCAAGGGCAGTCGCGGCGGCATCGCGGTCAAGCAGGCGCTGCCATATGTGCGGCTGGTCGGCGAGAGCTGGCCGCTGCCGCTGTCGCGGGCGCACTATGAACATCTGGCGCTGGTACATCAGGCAAGGCTGGCACCGAGGCTGGTGCCGGCGGTGCTGCACCATGATGCGCCGCTCGCGCTCACCGCGATGGAGCTACTCGAGCCGCACATCATCATGCGCAAGGGCCTGATCGGCGCCACGAGGTATCCGCGCTTTGTCGAGGATATCTCGACCTTCCTGGCGCGGACGCTGTTCTTCACGTCCGATCTTGCGCTCTCGGCCGCGGAGAAGAAGCAGGGGATCGCCGATTTCGCCGGCAACCACGCGCTGTGCAAGATCACCGAGGACCTGATCTTCACCGATCCCTATCGCATCGCCGAGCAGAACCGCTGGACCGAGCCGCATCTCGACGCGACGGCCGCCGCCTTCCGCGAAGACCTCGACCTGCATGTCGCGATTAGCAGGCTCAAGCTGAAATTCATGGCGAGCCCGGAAGCGCTGCTGCACGGCGATCTGCACACCGGCTCGATCATGGTCACCGACAGCGAGACTAAGGTGATCGATCCCGAATTCGCGTTCTACGGTCCGATGGGCTTCGACATAGGCGCCGTGATCGGCAATCTGCTGATGGCCTATCTGGCCTCAGCCGGCCATGAGCGCACGCCCGGCGAGCGGGCTTCGTTCGAGGCGTGGCTCTTGGAAACGATCGAGGGCGTCTGGGGCGAGTTCTCGCGCAAGTTTCTCGCGCTGTGGCGCAGCGAGGCGAAGGGCGACGGCTATCCGGTGTCGTTGTTCGCTGGCGAGGCGGGTGCCGCGCGGCTGGAGGCGGAACGGCAGGCTTACATGGCGCGGTTGTTCCAGGACACCGTCGGCTTCGCCGCGGCCAAGACCATCCGGCGTATCCTCGGCCTCGCGCACAACATCGATTTCGAATGGATCGCCGACGAGAAGCAGCGCGCGATCTGCGAGGCGCGCAGCCTCAAGCTCGCGCGCAACATGATGCTGGAGGCGGCGTCCTACACGACGATGGGCGCAGTCACCTACGCCGCCCGCGAATTGCGTCACTGGCAGCCGGATTTTGCCAGGTGA